The Immundisolibacter cernigliae genome has a window encoding:
- a CDS encoding DciA family protein, whose amino-acid sequence MGSQQHLHKLLAAAGGPLAQLLHASEEHARLLAQLRQRLPPDLAAALRSAALDRGRLRLGVSGSAWAARLRFMAPQLCRQLADWPYGPVDAVQVHVAAPTGAAASAAPPVPVPLSSASREHLETVAKTTADPRLAAALRALAGSSEQPAGSAEA is encoded by the coding sequence ATGGGTTCCCAGCAACACCTTCACAAGCTGCTGGCGGCTGCCGGCGGACCGCTTGCGCAGCTGCTGCATGCGAGTGAGGAACACGCCAGACTGCTGGCGCAGCTCAGGCAGCGCCTGCCGCCGGACCTCGCCGCGGCATTGCGCAGTGCGGCCCTGGACCGTGGCCGTCTGCGTCTGGGTGTCAGCGGCAGCGCCTGGGCGGCGCGCCTGCGTTTCATGGCGCCGCAGCTGTGCCGGCAGCTGGCCGACTGGCCCTACGGCCCGGTCGACGCGGTGCAGGTGCACGTGGCCGCGCCGACCGGCGCGGCAGCATCGGCTGCGCCGCCGGTGCCGGTACCGCTCAGCAGCGCCAGCCGGGAACACCTCGAAACAGTGGCCAAAACCACTGCCGATCCGCGACTGGCGGCGGCGCTGCGCGCCCTCGCCGGCAGCAGTGAACAGCCGGCCGGCAGCGCCGAGGCCTGA
- a CDS encoding D-alanyl-D-alanine carboxypeptidase family protein codes for MQSRYALVRRAFGLMFLTAAATAAPVPVPSAPQLGARSYLLYDYHTGQILTAKDPEVPQPPASLTKIMTAYVAFDALKKGELKLDEEITISAEAWRTGGSRSFIDPAKPVPVEVLVHGVLTQSGNDATLALAEHMAGTETAFADLMNAHAKRLGLTQTHFVNSHGLPADDHYSSPLDMAHLAAATIRDFPDYYPWYALKSFTWNNITQPNRNRLLFWDKSVDGLKTGYTEAAGYCLVTSAQREDMRLIAVIMGSASDRSRFQEAQALFNWGFRFYETHRLYPAGEKRTDAPVFGGQESSVPLGLAEDAYITVPRGKYAELAASVEVAPRLTAPVAKGSAQGTLRVKLGDEVLMERPLVALADVGEGNIFRRAIDAARLWWQE; via the coding sequence ATGCAATCCAGATATGCCCTTGTCCGCCGCGCGTTCGGCCTGATGTTTCTGACGGCCGCCGCCACCGCGGCGCCGGTACCGGTGCCCAGCGCCCCGCAGCTGGGGGCCCGCAGCTACCTGCTGTACGACTACCACACCGGCCAGATACTGACCGCCAAGGACCCGGAAGTGCCGCAACCGCCGGCCAGCCTGACCAAGATCATGACCGCCTATGTGGCCTTCGATGCGCTCAAGAAAGGCGAGCTCAAGCTGGACGAGGAAATCACCATCAGCGCCGAGGCCTGGCGCACCGGCGGTTCGCGCAGCTTCATCGACCCGGCCAAGCCGGTGCCGGTCGAGGTGCTGGTGCACGGCGTGCTGACGCAGTCCGGCAACGACGCCACGCTGGCGCTGGCCGAGCACATGGCCGGCACCGAGACGGCCTTTGCCGACCTGATGAACGCCCACGCCAAGCGGCTCGGACTCACGCAAACCCATTTCGTGAACTCGCACGGCCTGCCGGCGGACGATCACTACTCCAGCCCGCTCGACATGGCGCACCTGGCGGCGGCCACCATTCGCGATTTCCCCGATTACTACCCCTGGTACGCGCTCAAGTCCTTCACCTGGAACAACATCACCCAGCCGAACCGCAACCGGCTGTTGTTCTGGGACAAGAGCGTCGATGGCCTCAAGACCGGCTACACCGAGGCCGCCGGCTACTGCCTGGTGACCTCCGCCCAGCGCGAGGACATGCGCCTGATCGCGGTCATCATGGGCAGCGCCAGCGACCGCTCGCGCTTCCAGGAAGCGCAGGCGCTGTTTAACTGGGGTTTTCGCTTCTACGAGACCCACCGCCTCTATCCGGCCGGCGAGAAACGCACCGACGCGCCGGTGTTCGGCGGGCAGGAGAGCTCGGTGCCGCTCGGTCTGGCCGAGGATGCCTACATCACCGTGCCGCGCGGCAAGTACGCCGAACTGGCCGCCTCGGTGGAAGTGGCCCCGCGCCTGACCGCACCGGTGGCCAAGGGCTCGGCGCAGGGCACGCTGCGGGTGAAGCTCGGCGACGAGGTTCTGATGGAGCGCCCGCTGGTGGCGCTGGCCGACGTCGGCGAGGGCAACATCTTCAGGCGCGCCATCGACGCCGCCCGCCTGTGGTGGCAGGAGTAA
- a CDS encoding 5-formyltetrahydrofolate cyclo-ligase: MEPPDFTAADDDPSAAVALPALRRSLRAGRRQIGRSARRLAAAAVARKLSTLPAFQRASRVAGYWPADGEIDPLPALARAFVAGKACYLPVLCPQRDGHLHFAPWWPGAPLRRNRFGIAEPLVPRREWLAPRMLDLVLLPLVGFDMAGNRLGMGGGYYDRSFAFLRPGCWHRPRLVGVAFDRQRVEGLPRRAWDVPLDAVITERHRHLFGLL; this comes from the coding sequence GTGGAACCCCCTGATTTCACGGCCGCTGACGACGACCCGTCAGCGGCCGTTGCCCTGCCCGCCCTGCGCCGCAGCCTGCGCGCCGGGCGCCGGCAGATCGGCCGATCCGCGCGCCGGTTGGCCGCTGCCGCGGTGGCCCGAAAGTTATCGACCCTGCCGGCGTTTCAGCGCGCCTCGCGCGTGGCCGGCTACTGGCCGGCCGATGGCGAGATCGACCCGCTGCCGGCTCTGGCGCGCGCCTTCGTGGCCGGCAAGGCCTGCTACCTGCCGGTGCTTTGCCCGCAGCGGGATGGGCATCTGCATTTCGCGCCCTGGTGGCCCGGGGCGCCGCTGCGCCGCAACCGCTTCGGTATCGCGGAGCCGCTCGTCCCGCGCCGGGAATGGCTGGCGCCGCGCATGCTGGACCTGGTGCTGCTGCCGCTGGTGGGTTTCGACATGGCCGGCAATCGGCTGGGCATGGGCGGTGGCTACTACGACCGCAGCTTCGCCTTTCTGCGCCCGGGCTGTTGGCACCGGCCGCGCCTGGTCGGTGTTGCCTTCGACCGCCAGCGCGTCGAGGGCCTGCCGCGCCGGGCCTGGGACGTGCCGCTGGACGCCGTGATCACCGAGCGCCACCGCCACCTGTTCGGGCTGCTTTGA
- the zapA gene encoding cell division protein ZapA: protein MSRDTGGVAVRVLEREYVIAASGEQRDAVLASADYLNERLRELRRGGRVVGNDRLLVLVALNVVNELLQERSTRLDRSAALERLSALEGRLTAALRTLEPTPHSG, encoded by the coding sequence ATGAGCAGGGATACCGGGGGCGTGGCAGTGCGGGTGCTCGAACGCGAGTACGTGATCGCCGCATCCGGCGAACAGCGCGATGCGGTGCTCGCCAGTGCCGATTACCTGAACGAGCGGCTGCGGGAGCTGCGCCGCGGCGGGCGGGTGGTCGGCAACGACCGCCTGCTGGTGCTGGTGGCGCTCAACGTCGTCAACGAACTGCTGCAGGAGCGCAGCACCCGCCTGGACCGGTCGGCCGCCCTGGAACGGCTGAGCGCGCTCGAAGGCCGCCTGACCGCCGCCCTGCGCACACTTGAGCCAACACCCCATTCCGGGTAA
- a CDS encoding D-amino acid aminotransferase: MASALPNEADIPVYFDDAFVPLSQARVHPLDRGFIYGDGVYEVIPAYGGHYLRLDAHIARLERSLAEARIANPYPAQRWAEILTELLSRHGGGDASIYLQVTRGVAPRDHAFPDCPPTVFAMPRALKPVPTNQVERGLKAVSLADIRWQWCQIKSISLQGAAMLRQQAIDAGADEAILHRGRWVTEGAAANVFVVIDGAVVTPPPSNWLLHGITRDLVLELAAQVDLRVDERPLRLKELLAADEIWLSSSTKEVLAVTQLDGAPVGDGQPGPVWRRVWDAYQAFKADLRAQ, translated from the coding sequence GTGGCCTCAGCGCTGCCGAACGAGGCCGACATTCCGGTTTATTTCGACGACGCTTTCGTGCCGCTGTCGCAGGCGCGCGTGCATCCGCTGGACCGCGGCTTCATCTACGGCGATGGCGTATACGAGGTAATCCCTGCCTACGGCGGGCATTACCTGCGCCTTGACGCACACATCGCGCGCCTGGAGCGCAGTCTGGCCGAGGCGCGCATCGCCAACCCGTACCCGGCCCAGCGCTGGGCGGAAATCCTGACCGAACTGCTCAGCCGCCACGGCGGCGGCGATGCGTCCATTTACCTGCAGGTCACCCGTGGCGTGGCGCCGCGCGATCATGCCTTTCCGGACTGCCCGCCGACCGTGTTCGCCATGCCGCGCGCACTCAAGCCGGTGCCGACCAATCAGGTCGAGCGGGGCCTGAAAGCCGTCAGCCTGGCCGACATCCGCTGGCAGTGGTGCCAGATCAAGTCGATCTCGCTGCAGGGCGCGGCCATGCTGCGCCAGCAGGCCATCGACGCCGGCGCCGACGAAGCCATCCTGCATCGCGGGCGCTGGGTCACCGAAGGCGCCGCCGCCAACGTGTTCGTCGTCATCGATGGCGCGGTGGTCACGCCGCCGCCCAGCAACTGGCTGCTGCACGGCATCACCCGCGACCTGGTACTGGAACTGGCGGCGCAGGTCGACCTGCGGGTCGACGAGCGGCCGCTGCGCCTGAAGGAACTGCTGGCGGCCGACGAGATCTGGCTGTCGAGCTCCACCAAGGAAGTGCTGGCGGTCACGCAGCTCGACGGCGCGCCGGTCGGCGACGGCCAGCCGGGTCCGGTCTGGCGGCGGGTGTGGGACGCCTACCAGGCCTTCAAGGCCGACCTGCGCGCCCAGTGA
- the metK gene encoding methionine adenosyltransferase, translating to MSDSYLFTSESVSEGHPDKICDQISDAILDAYLAQDPDARVACESLTKTGLAMVAGEIKVKKDVFIETEDIIRGVIKDIGYTSSDMGFDWETCAVINALGKQSSDINQGVDRADPEDMGAGDQGLMFGYACRETDVLMPAPITYAHRLVRRQAELRKNGTLPWLRPDAKSQVSFLYEGGRPVHIDTVVLSTQHAPEISQTDLRAAVVEQIIKPVLGDWLKDDPIIHVNPTGRFVIGGPMGDAGLTGRKIIVDTYGGMARHGGGAFSGKDPSKVDRSAAYAARYVAKNIVAAGLAERCEVQVSYAIGVAEPTSIMVDTFGTGQVSNLTLTRLVREHFDLRPAGILRMLDLKRPIYRATASYGHFGRDEADFTWERTDRAEALRAAAS from the coding sequence ATGTCCGACAGCTACCTGTTCACCTCGGAGTCGGTGTCCGAAGGCCATCCCGACAAGATCTGCGACCAGATTTCGGACGCCATCCTGGACGCCTACCTGGCGCAGGACCCGGACGCGCGCGTGGCCTGCGAGAGCCTGACCAAGACCGGGCTGGCCATGGTGGCGGGCGAGATCAAGGTCAAGAAGGACGTCTTCATCGAGACCGAAGACATCATCCGCGGCGTGATCAAGGACATCGGCTATACCAGCTCGGACATGGGCTTCGACTGGGAAACCTGCGCGGTCATCAATGCGCTGGGCAAGCAGTCCTCGGACATCAACCAGGGCGTTGACCGGGCCGACCCGGAAGACATGGGCGCCGGCGACCAGGGCCTGATGTTCGGCTATGCCTGCCGCGAGACCGACGTGCTGATGCCGGCGCCGATCACCTACGCGCACCGCCTGGTGCGCCGCCAGGCCGAGCTGCGCAAGAACGGCACCCTGCCGTGGCTGCGTCCGGACGCCAAGAGCCAGGTCAGCTTCCTGTACGAGGGCGGCCGCCCGGTGCACATCGACACCGTGGTGCTGTCCACCCAGCACGCGCCCGAAATCAGCCAGACCGACCTGCGAGCGGCGGTGGTCGAGCAAATCATCAAGCCGGTGCTGGGCGACTGGCTCAAGGATGACCCGATCATCCACGTCAACCCGACCGGGCGCTTCGTGATCGGCGGGCCAATGGGCGACGCGGGCCTCACCGGGCGCAAGATCATCGTCGACACCTACGGCGGCATGGCCCGCCACGGCGGCGGCGCGTTCTCCGGCAAGGATCCGTCCAAGGTCGACCGTTCGGCCGCCTACGCCGCCCGCTACGTGGCCAAGAACATCGTCGCCGCGGGTCTTGCCGAGCGCTGCGAGGTGCAGGTGTCGTACGCCATCGGCGTGGCCGAGCCGACCTCGATCATGGTCGACACATTCGGCACCGGCCAGGTCAGCAACCTCACCCTGACGCGCCTGGTGCGCGAGCACTTCGACCTGCGCCCGGCCGGCATCCTGCGCATGCTGGACCTGAAGCGGCCGATCTACCGGGCGACGGCGTCGTATGGCCACTTCGGTCGCGACGAGGCGGATTTCACCTGGGAGCGCACCGACCGCGCCGAGGCCCTGCGCGCCGCGGCCAGCTGA
- a CDS encoding UbiH/UbiF/VisC/COQ6 family ubiquinone biosynthesis hydroxylase has protein sequence MSDCEVLIVGAGITGTTLALALADAGVAVTVLDREAAPSLPAPGQPLDVRVSAIHAAAVGLLERLGAWPLLPAACRAPFGRIQVWDAASVGSIRFDSAEIGQPWLGSITENRALVAALHARLAELPAARVLAPALLDDWEVRADRAIVRLGDGRELTARLLVGADGRASPLRLRAGIGASADDFGQCALVAHVATERPHADTARQRFLATGPLAFLPLADGRCSIVWSTTPPEAQRLAALPAGEFMQELGLAFEHRLGEITAIGERAVIPLRGLEASRYVGPRLALIGDAAHVVHPMAGLGANLGIGDAAALARVVIAALHGGRDPGLLQTLRPYERARRSQNLPVVQAIVGLHRLFTAGASPLRALRGAGLLAVDRAGPLKRLLTTAACGLADGAF, from the coding sequence ATGAGCGACTGCGAGGTGCTGATCGTGGGCGCCGGCATCACCGGCACCACACTGGCGCTGGCGCTGGCCGATGCGGGGGTCGCGGTCACGGTGCTGGACCGGGAGGCGGCCCCGTCGCTGCCGGCGCCGGGACAGCCGCTCGACGTGCGCGTCAGCGCCATCCACGCCGCGGCCGTCGGCCTGCTGGAGCGCCTGGGCGCCTGGCCGCTTTTGCCTGCGGCCTGCCGGGCGCCGTTCGGCCGCATCCAGGTGTGGGACGCCGCTTCGGTTGGCAGCATCCGCTTCGACAGCGCGGAAATCGGCCAGCCGTGGCTGGGCTCGATTACCGAGAACCGGGCCCTGGTTGCCGCGCTGCACGCGCGCCTGGCCGAGCTGCCGGCGGCGCGCGTGCTCGCCCCTGCCTTGCTGGATGACTGGGAGGTCCGGGCGGACCGGGCGATCGTGCGCCTTGGCGATGGCCGCGAACTGACGGCGCGCTTGCTGGTTGGCGCCGACGGCAGGGCCTCGCCGCTGCGCCTGCGGGCCGGGATCGGCGCCAGTGCCGACGATTTTGGGCAATGCGCCCTGGTCGCTCATGTCGCCACCGAGCGCCCGCACGCCGACACCGCCCGCCAGCGTTTCTTAGCCACCGGACCGCTGGCCTTTCTGCCGCTGGCCGATGGCCGCTGCTCGATCGTCTGGTCCACCACGCCGCCCGAGGCGCAGCGCCTGGCGGCACTGCCGGCGGGCGAGTTCATGCAGGAACTGGGGCTTGCCTTCGAGCACCGCCTGGGCGAGATCACCGCCATCGGCGAGCGGGCTGTCATCCCGCTGCGTGGGCTGGAAGCGAGCCGTTACGTCGGGCCGCGGCTGGCGCTGATCGGCGACGCGGCGCATGTGGTGCATCCGATGGCCGGTCTGGGAGCCAATCTGGGCATCGGCGACGCGGCGGCGCTGGCGCGAGTGGTGATCGCCGCCCTGCACGGCGGGCGCGATCCGGGGCTCCTCCAGACGCTGCGTCCTTACGAGCGGGCGCGGCGCAGCCAGAATCTGCCGGTGGTGCAGGCCATCGTCGGCTTGCACCGGCTGTTCACAGCGGGTGCGTCGCCGCTGCGCGCCCTGCGCGGCGCGGGGCTGCTGGCGGTGGACCGGGCAGGTCCGCTCAAGCGGCTGCTGACGACGGCGGCCTGCGGCCTGGCGGACGGGGCATTCTGA
- a CDS encoding FAD-dependent monooxygenase yields the protein MSTDCDVLIAGAGPAGAALACALAPLPLRVWLVDAAPPPAPGQPDRRALALGLGSQRILQGLGVWSALAPQAAPIARLEVTEKGWPGVTRMAAADVRAPALGWVVGDLVLQRALLARVAETAVMCRAAAVTALAPRAGALGVTLTGPDGDTAVSTRLLVAADGSDSTVCRLAGLPRRARQIQDSVLLAQLSTDRPHAGTAHERFAASGPMALLPGAGAGDYTLVWTLPHERADDLAALPTQHLTPIAQEAFGWRAGKFLGLSNPRSVRLAESWLVQATGERVLAIGNAANTLHPIAAQGFNLGLRDVAEVAGLLAAAVAGEADPGAASLLAAYQRARQADWRQLRQVTGWLPRLFENPAPPLAGARGLGLAALDLLAPVKRRLMTRAMGLGGAQNRLQRGSWP from the coding sequence GTGAGCACCGACTGCGATGTGCTGATTGCCGGCGCCGGGCCGGCCGGCGCGGCGCTGGCCTGTGCGCTGGCGCCGCTGCCGCTGCGCGTGTGGCTGGTCGATGCCGCGCCGCCACCGGCGCCCGGGCAGCCGGATCGGCGCGCCCTGGCGCTGGGTCTGGGCAGCCAGCGCATCCTGCAGGGCCTTGGCGTGTGGTCGGCACTGGCGCCGCAGGCGGCGCCGATCGCGCGGCTGGAAGTCACCGAAAAAGGCTGGCCGGGCGTGACCCGTATGGCGGCGGCGGATGTCCGCGCACCGGCGCTCGGTTGGGTGGTGGGCGATCTGGTCCTGCAGCGCGCCCTGCTGGCGCGTGTCGCCGAAACTGCGGTGATGTGCCGCGCGGCGGCGGTGACCGCGCTGGCGCCGCGCGCCGGCGCGCTCGGCGTCACCCTGACCGGCCCCGATGGGGACACCGCGGTCAGCACGCGCCTGCTGGTGGCGGCCGACGGCAGCGACTCGACCGTGTGTCGGCTGGCCGGCCTGCCCCGGCGGGCGCGCCAGATTCAGGACAGCGTGCTGCTGGCGCAGCTGAGCACCGATCGGCCGCACGCCGGCACGGCGCACGAACGCTTCGCCGCCAGCGGCCCGATGGCGCTGCTGCCCGGTGCCGGGGCGGGCGACTACACGCTGGTCTGGACTCTGCCGCACGAGCGCGCCGACGACCTGGCCGCGCTTCCGACGCAGCATCTGACGCCGATTGCGCAGGAGGCCTTCGGCTGGCGGGCCGGCAAGTTTCTTGGCCTGTCGAATCCACGCAGCGTGCGCCTGGCCGAGAGCTGGCTCGTGCAGGCGACCGGCGAGCGGGTGCTGGCCATCGGCAACGCCGCCAACACGCTGCACCCGATCGCCGCGCAGGGCTTCAACCTCGGGCTGCGCGACGTGGCGGAGGTGGCCGGGCTGCTGGCCGCAGCGGTGGCGGGCGAGGCTGATCCGGGCGCTGCCAGTCTGTTGGCGGCGTATCAGCGTGCGCGCCAGGCTGACTGGCGGCAGTTGCGGCAGGTCACCGGCTGGTTGCCGCGGCTGTTCGAGAACCCGGCCCCGCCGCTGGCGGGCGCCCGTGGTCTGGGCCTGGCGGCACTGGACCTGCTGGCCCCAGTCAAGCGGCGTTTGATGACGCGCGCCATGGGCCTGGGCGGCGCGCAAAACCGCCTGCAACGCGGCAGCTGGCCATGA
- the pepP gene encoding Xaa-Pro aminopeptidase → MSPKEFAARRRALMQQMDGGIAIVPTNPHHLRNRDTEFPFRPDSDFQYLTGFAEPEAVAVLIPGRPQGEYILFCRERDPAKETWTGRRAGPEGAREHFGADDAFPIADLDDIMPGLLENRGKVFYSLGAHGEFDQRVLGWVNSLRSKSRAGVHVPSEFVDLGHLLHDLRLFKSAAEMKVMRRAADISAAAHCRAMRVCRPGMWEYQIEAELRHEFIREGARLPAYEPIVGGGANGCILHYVENNARLNDGELLLIDAGCELDCYAADITRTFPINGRFSPEQKALYEIVLDAQYAAIDKVRPGNHWNEPHEAAVEVLTAGLLRLGILKGELKQLIEEGAYRPMYMHRTGHWLGMDVHDVGEYKLGDAWRVFEPGMVTTVEPGLYIAAGTPGVAKKWWNIGIRIEDNVLVTRRGHEITTGGVPKTVADIEALMAAA, encoded by the coding sequence ATGTCCCCGAAAGAATTCGCCGCCCGCCGCCGCGCCCTGATGCAGCAGATGGACGGCGGCATCGCCATCGTCCCGACCAACCCGCACCACCTGCGCAACCGCGACACGGAGTTTCCGTTTCGCCCGGATAGCGATTTCCAGTACCTGACCGGCTTTGCCGAGCCCGAGGCGGTGGCGGTGCTGATCCCGGGCCGGCCGCAGGGTGAGTACATCCTGTTCTGCCGCGAGCGCGACCCGGCCAAGGAAACCTGGACCGGCCGCCGCGCCGGGCCGGAAGGTGCGCGCGAGCACTTCGGCGCCGACGACGCGTTCCCGATCGCGGATCTCGACGACATCATGCCGGGCCTGCTGGAGAACCGCGGCAAGGTGTTCTACAGCCTGGGCGCGCACGGCGAGTTCGATCAGCGCGTGCTCGGCTGGGTCAACAGCCTGCGCAGCAAGAGCCGCGCCGGTGTGCACGTACCCAGCGAGTTTGTGGACCTGGGTCATCTGCTGCACGACCTGCGCCTGTTCAAGAGCGCGGCCGAGATGAAGGTGATGCGCCGCGCGGCCGACATCTCCGCCGCCGCTCACTGCCGCGCCATGCGCGTGTGCCGGCCGGGCATGTGGGAGTACCAGATCGAGGCCGAGCTGCGGCACGAGTTCATCCGCGAGGGCGCGCGCCTGCCGGCCTACGAGCCGATCGTCGGCGGCGGCGCCAACGGTTGCATCCTGCATTACGTGGAAAACAACGCCCGCCTGAACGACGGCGAGCTGCTGCTGATCGACGCCGGCTGCGAGCTGGACTGCTACGCCGCCGACATCACGCGCACCTTCCCCATCAACGGCCGCTTCAGCCCGGAGCAGAAGGCCCTGTACGAGATCGTGCTGGACGCCCAGTACGCCGCCATCGACAAGGTGCGCCCCGGCAACCACTGGAACGAACCGCACGAGGCGGCGGTGGAGGTGCTGACCGCCGGCCTGCTGCGCCTGGGCATCCTCAAGGGCGAGCTCAAACAACTGATCGAGGAAGGCGCCTACCGGCCCATGTACATGCACCGCACCGGCCACTGGCTGGGCATGGACGTGCACGACGTGGGCGAGTACAAGCTCGGCGACGCCTGGCGGGTGTTCGAGCCGGGCATGGTCACCACGGTCGAGCCGGGGCTGTACATCGCTGCCGGCACGCCGGGAGTGGCAAAAAAGTGGTGGAACATCGGCATCCGCATCGAGGACAACGTGCTGGTCACCCGCCGCGGGCACGAGATCACCACCGGTGGCGTGCCCAAGACGGTGGCCGACATCGAAGCCCTGATGGCCGCCGCGTGA
- the lipB gene encoding lipoyl(octanoyl) transferase LipB translates to MSALRLRRLGRVDYAACLVAMQDFTDRREADTSDELWLVQHPPVFTLGLAGKPEHVLDAGDIPVVRCDRGGQVTYHGPGQVVLYTLLDLKRADIGIKALVTTLEQTVIDLLAPLGLAGERRAGAPGVYVAGAKIAALGLRIRRACCYHGLSLNVAMDLTPFERINPCGYPGLAVTDLRTLAPAAADPQRIGECLASTLAGLLGRQLSD, encoded by the coding sequence GTGAGCGCGCTGCGCCTGCGCCGGCTGGGGCGGGTGGATTACGCCGCCTGTCTGGTCGCCATGCAGGACTTCACCGACCGCCGCGAGGCGGACACCTCTGACGAGCTGTGGCTGGTGCAGCACCCGCCGGTGTTCACGCTGGGTTTGGCCGGCAAACCCGAACACGTGCTGGACGCCGGCGACATCCCGGTCGTGCGCTGCGACCGCGGCGGCCAGGTCACCTACCACGGACCGGGGCAAGTCGTGCTGTACACGCTGCTCGATCTGAAACGCGCCGACATTGGCATCAAGGCGCTGGTCACCACGCTGGAGCAGACGGTCATCGATCTTCTTGCCCCACTGGGCCTTGCCGGTGAACGGCGCGCCGGTGCGCCGGGCGTGTACGTGGCGGGCGCCAAGATCGCCGCGCTGGGGCTTCGCATACGCAGGGCTTGTTGCTACCACGGCCTGAGCCTGAACGTGGCCATGGACCTGACCCCCTTCGAGCGCATCAACCCCTGTGGCTACCCCGGGCTCGCGGTCACGGACCTGCGCACCCTGGCGCCGGCCGCTGCGGACCCGCAGCGGATCGGCGAGTGCCTGGCCAGCACTTTGGCCGGGCTACTTGGCCGGCAGCTGTCCGACTGA
- a CDS encoding septal ring lytic transglycosylase RlpA family protein: MRSTRPHPEPHAAAGWLALLLVLLLAGCAGPGSRPGPDYRKDGPPTTAVDIDAIPDAVPRAEALCQPCLRPYEVEGVAFRPLASAAGYQARGIASWYGREFDGRPTANGERYDMLAMTAAHPTLPIPSYARVTHLANGRSVVVRINDRGPFRRGRLIDLSYVAAAKLGLVGHGSGPVEVRAVLPGGSSAPAVITASASPGAQPLPTDAVYLQVGAFGEAVAAQRLANRLRGEALAPVSVQPANSDNRWLHRVRVGPLPQALVEQTVARLGALGLSALRLPAP, from the coding sequence GTGCGCAGCACCCGGCCTCACCCTGAACCCCATGCCGCCGCCGGCTGGCTGGCGCTGCTGCTGGTGCTGCTTCTGGCCGGCTGCGCCGGTCCCGGTAGCCGGCCCGGGCCGGACTACCGCAAGGACGGCCCGCCGACCACGGCGGTGGACATCGACGCCATCCCCGATGCGGTGCCGCGCGCCGAAGCCCTGTGCCAGCCGTGCCTGCGCCCGTATGAGGTCGAAGGCGTCGCGTTCCGGCCGCTGGCCAGCGCCGCCGGCTACCAGGCGCGCGGCATCGCCAGCTGGTACGGACGCGAGTTCGACGGCCGCCCGACCGCCAACGGCGAGCGTTACGACATGCTCGCCATGACCGCCGCGCACCCGACCCTGCCGATTCCGAGCTACGCGCGGGTCACGCATCTGGCCAACGGCCGCAGCGTGGTCGTTAGAATCAACGACCGCGGACCGTTCAGGCGCGGCCGGCTGATCGATCTGTCCTACGTGGCCGCGGCCAAGCTGGGCCTGGTCGGCCACGGCAGCGGACCGGTCGAGGTGCGCGCTGTGCTGCCGGGCGGATCGTCGGCGCCGGCGGTCATCACGGCCAGCGCATCGCCGGGCGCGCAACCACTGCCGACCGACGCGGTCTACCTGCAGGTCGGCGCCTTTGGCGAGGCTGTTGCCGCGCAGCGCCTGGCCAATCGCCTGCGCGGCGAGGCGCTGGCGCCGGTCAGCGTGCAGCCGGCCAACAGCGACAATCGCTGGCTGCACCGGGTGCGGGTCGGCCCGCTGCCGCAGGCGCTGGTGGAACAGACCGTCGCCCGACTGGGGGCGCTCGGCCTGTCGGCCCTGCGCCTGCCGGCGCCCTGA